In Penicillium oxalicum strain HP7-1 chromosome I, whole genome shotgun sequence, a single window of DNA contains:
- a CDS encoding Proline iminopeptidase, protein MAAKLIEQRFHNVPGKLRVAELFFDVPLDYSKPNDGTLRLFARSVTRWNKPIESTKEDSKLPWLVYLQGGPGFGCGAPQNYGFVEPALSKGYQVLFLDQRGTGLSSTLTAGTLARQGDAIKQAEYLKKFRADNIVRDCEAIRNLLTLEYPEDQRVWSIIGQSFGGFCAATYLSKLALPVENDVSPEGLREAFICGGLPPLVDSPEPVYKRTFQKVLERNEAYYAKFPEDAERVRKIMQYLEANRVALPSGWLTPARFQQLGIMLGFHSGLDSLHDIVLRAWNDLEMFGEFTVPTLALIDGNGGMDKNIIYAILHEAIYCQGKPSSWAADRQRNDFSQFDISGSQAEIYFTGEMIFKDMFESYTELSQLKEVAEILAKTDDWPALYDEDQLAKNNVPVYAATYINDMYVHFDLASNTAAKIKGTKQFVTNVMYHDALRSKSGELMRQLLNLRDDTVD, encoded by the exons ATGGCTGCAAAATTGATTGAGCAGCGATTCCACAATGTTCCAG GAAAGCTCCGTGTGGCCGAGCTGTTCTTCGATGTGCCCTTGGATTATAGCAAGCCCAATGATGGCACATTGAGATTGTTTGCTCGAAGTGTCACGCGCTGGAACAAGCCCATTGAATCGACCAAGGAGGACTCCAAGTTGCCATGGCTTGTGTATCTCCAGGGCGGGCCAGGCTTTGGATGTGGTGCCCCGCAGAATTACGGATTTGTCGAGCCAGCCTTGAGCAAGGGCTACCAG GTTCTGTTTCTGGACCAGCGAGGCACTGGCCTCAGTTCCACCCTGACCGCGGGTACTCTGGCTCGCCAGGGTGATGCAATTAAGCAAGCGGAGTATCTGAAAAAGTTCCGCGCCGATAACATTGTACGTGACTGTGAGGCGATTCGAAACCTGTTGACATTGGAGTATCCCGAGGATCAACGTGTCTGGAGCATCATCGGTCAAAGCTTTGGGGGCTTCTGTGCGGCAACCTACTTGTCCAAATT AGCTCTCCCGGTCGAGAACGATGTTAGCCCGGAAGGTCTGAGGGAAGCTTTCATCTGCGGTGGTCTGCCACCTCTAGTTGATAGCCCGGAGCCGGTGTACAAACGTACTTTCC AAAAGGTCTTGGAACGAAATGAGGCGTATTACGCCAAGTTCCCAGAAGATGCTGAGCGTGTTCGAAAAATCATGCAATATCTCGAAGCCAACCGGGTCGCTCTACCCTCGGGGTGGTTGACCCCTGCGCGTTTCCAACAGCTGGGCATCATGTTGGGCTTCCACA GTGGTCTTGATTCCCTGCACG ACATTGTCCTTCGGGCGTGGAATGATCTTGAGATGTTCGGGGAATTCACAGTGCCCACTCTGGCATTGATTGATGGCAATGGAGGGATGGACAAAAACATCATCTATGCCATTCTGCACGAGGCAATTTACTGTCAAGG CAAACCCTCCTCATGGGCCGCGGACCGACAACGGAATGATTTCTCCCAGTTTGACATCAGTGGGTCTCAAGCTGAGATCTATTTTACAGGAGAAATG ATCTTCAAAGACATGTTCGAGTCTTACACTGAGCTCAGCCAACTCAAAGAAGTGGCCGAAATTCTTGCAAAGACCGACGACTGGCCGGCATTGTATGATGAGGACCAATTGGCCAAGAACAACGTCCCAGTATATGCAGCCACGTATATTAACGACATGTACGTCCACTTTGATCTCGCTTCCAACACCGCGGCGAAGATCAAGGGTACAAAGCAATTCGTGACCAATGTGATGTATCACGATGCCCTGCGCAGCAAGTCAGGAGAATTGATGCGACAGCTTCTCAACCTCCGCGATGATACTGTCGACTGA